CCTCTTATCTCAGATATACTTAGATGCATAAGATGTGGTAGATGCGTTATAGAATGCCCCGTATACCAGGCTATAGGCCCTGTATGGGGGTCGGGGGCGTATAACGGGCCTATGGGGGTTGCCTGGCTCTATATAACTGAGGGTCTTGAGAAGGCAGGGCCTCTGAGCATGCTATGTATCCACGCGGGTAACTGTAGAGAGGTATGCCCACTCCATATAGATATTCCAAGCATAATGCAGAGGATTAAAGCTGAGTATGTTAGATCGCTTAGCAAGTGAGGAGAACCTCATTCTCAATATAGCTCAGCATAGATCTATTTTGAGGTATATATCCCGATTACTAGAGATATTTCTAGAGGGTTTTTATGGCTCTCACAGGGATGCTTGAGGCTATAGCATCAATTATGATCCTCGGCCTCTTAGCCCAATCCCTCCAGATCATATATAACTATCGTGGAGCTCTAGAAGATGCTAGACGCCTATCATACTCTCTTAACGGGGGTAGAAAGGGTGTAAAGGGATCTATAGCTATTATCCCATGCAGGCTGGGGGCTTCATCCAGGGATGAGGTTATCTATACAACTAAATCTCTAGGCGATCTGCTATCCTCTAAGGTGGTTGATAAGGCTATAGTTGTTGTAGAGGGAGAGGATCTAGATGTTTTGAATAAACAATATATAGATCTCCTGAGGGATCCAGGTTTAGAGGTATTACAAAGCGATCGAGACGCCTGCAGAACATGCTCAGGTAAGAATAGAGCCCTTATAACTGCCTTTAAAAGGATTGAGTATCTGCCTCGGCATGTGATAATCCTCTTAGACTGTGATGCTTATCACCATCCAAAGGCTGTGGATCTAGCTGTGAGGGGTTCTTCGTCCGAGGGAGCTATAGTTACTGGGTATAGATGGTATATACTCAGAAATATCTATGGAGCTCTCTATAATACTATCTCGTCTCTAGCATTCGAGTATATGGGGATCGAGAGGACTAGGATTGTCTGGGGCGGGCTTGTTGCAATGCCGCACACAGCGATCAATGATCTCAGGCTCATCGAGAGATTCTCTAGCGAGCTTTCAGACGACGCTGTTATAAATATTGAGGCTAGGAGGAGGGGTTATAAAGTTATATTCTGCCCAGCATGTATATCGATCACACCCCCTCCCAAGGGCTTCAAAGCCTTTCTCAGCTGGGCTGTTAGGCAGATGATAATACTAAGACTATATACTCCAAGGGGTTTCAAGCTTCTCCTCTCGGTATATCTTGCAAACACGGCCCTTCTAGTTGTGGCCATCATCGTTATAGCTTCTAGGATGTGGAGCCTCGTAGGAATCCTATTCCTCTTCCTCCTAATAGGCTATATAGCTCTAGGACTTCTCAGGGCTGTCATAGCTATGAGGGTCTATGATCCGGTCTCGATATATGGAGAAGGTATGTGGGGAGGTGAGAGAAATCTGTATAGAGCTATATATGCTATTCTAACAGCATTTAGAGCACCCCTAATACTATCTATATTGATAATGGCTGGAATAGCTAGGAGATTTGTTTGGAGAGGATCTCTATACTGTATAGAGAGGGGCAAGGCCTTTCCATGCCAGGCATCCTAAATCTGTGATCTATAATTATTTATAAGTGGGAGCATCGCCCCTTTGGGTGGGAGGAATTTCGTTCTATATTAGGTATTCATGTTTCAACATCTTCTCTAACCCTTTATCTAATTATCCATATAATCCCAGATATGTCTTAAGTGTTTCTACCTCCTTCTCTATATATTCTCCTAACCTCCCCCACATGTATCCCTATACTCCTTGCCGAGGGGTAGAGTAGGATTAGGAGGGATGTTAGGGAGGATATTCTATATAGCAGCACTATGCTTGTAGAGACATCTGCTGGGAAGCTGAGGAGCTGATATGCTATAGATGCTATTAGATCTGACACGCCTATGGATCCTCCGAAGGATATTGGCAGGATCCACCATAGGATCTGGATTAGGAGTATGGAGAAGACAGCATATAGTATATCCCTCTTTACCCCAAGCGCCATGAAGATCGAGTACATAGAGAGTACGAGGAAGACCCACTCGATCATCGAGATTAGAAGGGCAGCCATACCCCTCCACCTTCCCAGGAGATCCGCTATAGATCTTCTATACATCTCATACATACTATCTAGATTCTGTCCAGTGAATCTCTCGAAATGCTTCTCAAACCTCTTAACAACCCTCTCAAAGATCTTTGTCCTCATAAAGCCAAGGGCTAAGATGTTTGGAGATACTATGAAGGATAGGTATATCGCTATAAGGGTTGTGAAGGTAGCCCTCTCTATAGTTAAAATGCCACTACCAGCATATAGGATAACAGCTGCGACCGCTATAAGGGGTGAGAGGGTTATGCATATCCTGTGGAAAAATATTGTTGATAGTGCTAGAAAGGCATTGATCCCGAGCACTCTAGTAGCTATCAGAAACCTTATAACCTCTGATGCAGCACCCACGGGTACTATATATGATGTGAATAGACTTATAACGGTGGTAGATATAACCCTGGAACTATTTCTAAAACCGCCTCCAAGTAGAATATGCCAGGAAAGGCCATGGAGAGTTATGGATGCTATTAGAAAAACTATGGAGAGGATCAGAAAATGAAGATCTGTCCTCGAGAGAATTGCTAGTAGCTTCCCAACACCTACATATAGATATATATAGAGGATATATGCTGCGCCGCCCACACCGACTATAATCGCTGGGGTTTTCTTCAATAAGTTAACAACCAATATTAATATTTAGGGGATTTATTATATATTGTTAGCGGTTTTATACACATATACAGCTCTATAGATCTCCTATGGTTCATCTCCCCTCTAAATGGCGTTACTTAAGGGTTTAGAGCTTTAGAAGCTCGTGCATAGCATTTGATAGAATTAGCTTAGACAGCTCAACACCTCCATCAACAACCTTCACAACCCTAGATAGGATCTTAAGCTTAAGAGCATCATCAAGGAGATTAATATCCACTATCGCAGCTAGCGAGGATAACCCGGAAGAGTGAAAAAGCAATAGCAAACCACATAGCAGAACTAAAAAACCTAGTAATAACGAGGGGAAAACAAACAACATATGCCCAACAAAGCCAAGGATCACAATATCGAAGACAACAAAAATAAAAACAAGCTATTTGATGATCTACTATAGAATTGAAAGGCGTTCATGTTCATATAGTCTCCTCACGCTTTAGGGTGGGTAGGAGGTCAGGCTTGTCTCGGTGGTGGTTGTATTTTAGGATTTCAGGGATAATGATAATCTCTTTATCCCCTCTACTATCTTTTCCTTAGGTTGTGTGCTCATGCTTATCCTTGCAGCATCTGGGAGCTTCTTCTCTATATAGAAGTCCTTTGCTGGCACATATATTATTCCAGATGCTATGGCTTTTGGAAGGTGTTTCTCAGCATCTACCCCTAGTCTAACTATTGTGAAGAATCCGCATTCAGCCTTGGTATATGATCCTGGCATGTGTTCTTCGAGGGATTCTAGAAGTACATCCATCTTCTCCTTATAATGCTTTCTCAGCCTTGGCATGAGGCTTCTTACAAGCCCTTTTCTAAGGGCTTTAGCTACTAGTAGCTGTATAGGTGTTGATGTTGAGAAGTCATGCTGCTCGAGCTTTGAGAGCTCTTCTGCAGCATCTCTTGGGAGGATTACAAATCCTATTCTAAGCCCCGGTGCTAGTACCTTGCTCATAGAGCCTACATATATAACCCTGCCCCCCTTATCCATGCTTTTAAGGCTTGGTGGTGGGTTCGGTGCTATTGGTCTATAGGGATCGTCCTCGAGGATCAATAGATCGTATTTCTCAGCTATCTCAAGCAGATGCTTCCTTCTATCTATGCTCATAACATATCCACATGGGTTATGGCATGTTGGTATAACATATATAAGCTTGGGCCTGAGACCCCTTCTAAGAAGATCCTCAAGTCTAGATGTATCCATACCCTTTTCATCAATCGGTATCCCCACCAGCCTAGCTCCCTGGAACCTCATGGGATCTATAGCTTCCCAGAATGTGGGATCCTCGGTGACCGCTATATCGCCTGGTTCTAGCAATAGCTGGCTGAGGAGTTTGATCCCGTGTTGCGCTCCAGATACAACTACGAGATCATCGTTCTCCCCGATACCTATACCTAGATCCAGGGAGACATAGGATCTAAGCTCCCTAACAAGCTCCGGAACCCCTCCAGCACCTGGGTATAGAAAGCACTTTGCACCATAATCCCTAACCACCTCCTCGAAAAGCTCTGCCAACTCATTCACAGGGATAACAGATGGGTCTGGAGATCCGCTGGCAAGATTTATAACACCTGATAAATCCCTAGCTGTTCTCGAGGCAAGCTCTACTGGAGACCAGTCCAGCCTCCGGAAAGCCTGGGCACCCATGGACATTTATTTACAAGGATATATAAGGCTTACATCTATGTGTACTACTTTGTAGGGAAGATAGTGATGCTCTCCATACCTCTACCGTTTCTCCCTAGATGTCATTCCAATCATTCTATATAGGTTCTTGGTCACATCTAGGGAGTTCCACCTCGCCCATAGGGATCTAGGTATCCCTATGGGTTCATGGGTGGCTGTCGAGCCGAACGGCATGGGGCTCCCATCTAGGTCTAGCCAGTTAGGGCTTGGAGCAGCGCTCCCATCACCCAGACGGACTCCAAATATTATTGTCTATCAATCTATATTAAACTTCTCCTCTAAACATCAAAAAGATCGCAGCCCTACCTGTGGAAGTCGAGTCTCAACTCCTTATGGTAGGAGTATAGTGGCTTGAAGACTTCATCCTTATCTTGTAACCTTGCTAAAAGGTGCTGGGATTTCCACATATCTAGAACCTAGGGTTTGTTAAGGGGGTCTTCCTTTAAATTGTGGATATGGCTGAGTATATAGATACGGTGGATGTTTTGAGCTCAGATGCTCAGGCGTTACAGGGGGCAGCGGCTTCACAGCCTCCTGTGGGGGGTAGTGGTGGAGGGGCTAGTGGTTCTCAGGGTAATGTTCTTCCTATGGATAGCTCTATCGAGGTTC
Above is a window of Sulfolobales archaeon DNA encoding:
- a CDS encoding glycosyltransferase family 2 protein — its product is MALTGMLEAIASIMILGLLAQSLQIIYNYRGALEDARRLSYSLNGGRKGVKGSIAIIPCRLGASSRDEVIYTTKSLGDLLSSKVVDKAIVVVEGEDLDVLNKQYIDLLRDPGLEVLQSDRDACRTCSGKNRALITAFKRIEYLPRHVIILLDCDAYHHPKAVDLAVRGSSSEGAIVTGYRWYILRNIYGALYNTISSLAFEYMGIERTRIVWGGLVAMPHTAINDLRLIERFSSELSDDAVINIEARRRGYKVIFCPACISITPPPKGFKAFLSWAVRQMIILRLYTPRGFKLLLSVYLANTALLVVAIIVIASRMWSLVGILFLFLLIGYIALGLLRAVIAMRVYDPVSIYGEGMWGGERNLYRAIYAILTAFRAPLILSILIMAGIARRFVWRGSLYCIERGKAFPCQAS
- a CDS encoding PLP-dependent aminotransferase family protein, translated to MGAQAFRRLDWSPVELASRTARDLSGVINLASGSPDPSVIPVNELAELFEEVVRDYGAKCFLYPGAGGVPELVRELRSYVSLDLGIGIGENDDLVVVSGAQHGIKLLSQLLLEPGDIAVTEDPTFWEAIDPMRFQGARLVGIPIDEKGMDTSRLEDLLRRGLRPKLIYVIPTCHNPCGYVMSIDRRKHLLEIAEKYDLLILEDDPYRPIAPNPPPSLKSMDKGGRVIYVGSMSKVLAPGLRIGFVILPRDAAEELSKLEQHDFSTSTPIQLLVAKALRKGLVRSLMPRLRKHYKEKMDVLLESLEEHMPGSYTKAECGFFTIVRLGVDAEKHLPKAIASGIIYVPAKDFYIEKKLPDAARISMSTQPKEKIVEGIKRLSLSLKS
- a CDS encoding lysylphosphatidylglycerol synthase transmembrane domain-containing protein, with translation MKKTPAIIVGVGGAAYILYIYLYVGVGKLLAILSRTDLHFLILSIVFLIASITLHGLSWHILLGGGFRNSSRVISTTVISLFTSYIVPVGAASEVIRFLIATRVLGINAFLALSTIFFHRICITLSPLIAVAAVILYAGSGILTIERATFTTLIAIYLSFIVSPNILALGFMRTKIFERVVKRFEKHFERFTGQNLDSMYEMYRRSIADLLGRWRGMAALLISMIEWVFLVLSMYSIFMALGVKRDILYAVFSILLIQILWWILPISFGGSIGVSDLIASIAYQLLSFPADVSTSIVLLYRISSLTSLLILLYPSARSIGIHVGEVRRIYREGGRNT